Proteins from a single region of Catenulispora acidiphila DSM 44928:
- a CDS encoding sugar ABC transporter ATP-binding protein, which translates to MTNPDPEAAAPVLVLEGVSKSFGAVRALRSVSLSLFAGEAHAVAGENGAGKSTLIKVLAGVHRPDEGSVLLDGTPVEFGGPAAARDAGVAVIYQEPTLFPDLSVAENIFMGRQPTRSFGRVDHRAVREAVAALFARLGVAMDPERPARGLSIADQQLVEIAKALSFDARVLIMDEPTAALTGSEVARLFTVVRALREQGAAILFISHRLSEVFELCQRVTTLRDGTLVASEPLAGLTEADLVRRMVGRTLDELYPKQEAEVGEVALDVSRLTREGVFTDVSFQVRTGEIVGLAGLVGAGRSEVARAVFGIDRFDAGHVAVGGRRLKPGSPSLAMAAGLALVPEDRRAQGLIMQMSVERNIGLADLRATTTAGLVSRRAERDRAVDWAAKLQVKYARLSDLVGTLSGGNQQKLVLAKWLATGPRVLIVDEPTRGIDVGTKAEVHRLLSQLAADGVAVLMISSDLPEILGMADRVLVMREGRISAEISRADATEQTVVAAATGAAVGGAL; encoded by the coding sequence ATGACGAACCCCGACCCGGAAGCCGCCGCTCCGGTCCTCGTACTGGAGGGGGTGAGCAAGTCCTTCGGTGCTGTCCGTGCTCTGCGTTCGGTGTCGCTCTCGCTGTTCGCGGGCGAGGCACACGCGGTGGCCGGTGAGAACGGCGCCGGCAAGTCGACGCTGATCAAGGTGCTGGCCGGCGTGCACCGGCCGGATGAGGGCTCTGTCCTGCTGGACGGGACGCCGGTCGAGTTCGGCGGACCGGCCGCCGCGCGCGACGCGGGCGTCGCTGTCATCTATCAGGAACCGACGCTGTTCCCCGACTTGAGCGTGGCGGAGAACATCTTCATGGGACGGCAGCCCACGCGCTCGTTCGGCCGGGTCGACCACCGTGCCGTTCGTGAGGCGGTCGCGGCGTTATTCGCCAGGCTCGGGGTCGCGATGGATCCCGAGCGTCCCGCACGCGGGCTGTCGATCGCCGACCAGCAGCTGGTGGAGATCGCCAAGGCGCTGTCGTTCGACGCCCGGGTACTGATCATGGACGAGCCGACCGCGGCGCTCACCGGCAGCGAGGTGGCGCGGCTGTTCACGGTGGTGCGGGCTTTGCGCGAGCAGGGCGCTGCGATTCTGTTCATCTCGCACCGGCTCTCGGAGGTATTCGAACTCTGTCAGCGGGTCACGACCCTGCGGGACGGCACGCTCGTCGCCTCCGAACCGCTGGCCGGACTGACTGAGGCCGATCTGGTGCGGCGCATGGTCGGGCGCACGCTCGACGAGCTGTATCCCAAGCAGGAAGCCGAAGTCGGCGAGGTCGCCCTCGATGTCAGCAGGCTGACACGCGAGGGAGTCTTCACCGACGTCTCCTTCCAGGTGCGGACCGGGGAGATCGTGGGCCTGGCCGGGCTGGTCGGCGCCGGACGCAGCGAGGTGGCGCGCGCCGTGTTCGGCATCGACCGCTTCGACGCCGGGCACGTCGCCGTCGGCGGGCGCCGGCTGAAGCCGGGCTCGCCGAGCCTGGCGATGGCTGCGGGACTGGCGCTGGTCCCGGAGGACCGGCGCGCACAGGGCTTGATCATGCAGATGAGCGTCGAGCGCAACATCGGGTTGGCCGATCTGCGCGCGACGACCACCGCCGGGCTCGTCAGCCGGCGCGCCGAGCGGGACCGCGCGGTGGATTGGGCGGCGAAGCTCCAGGTGAAGTACGCGCGCCTGTCGGATCTGGTCGGCACGTTGTCCGGCGGCAACCAGCAGAAACTGGTGCTGGCCAAGTGGTTGGCGACCGGACCGCGGGTGCTGATCGTCGACGAGCCGACGCGCGGGATCGATGTGGGCACCAAAGCCGAGGTGCACCGGCTGCTCTCGCAGCTGGCGGCGGACGGTGTCGCGGTGCTGATGATCTCCTCGGACCTGCCGGAGATCCTCGGTATGGCGGACCGCGTGCTGGTGATGCGCGAGGGGCGGATCAGCGCCGAGATATCCCGCGCGGACGCGACCGAGCAGACCGTGGTGGCGGCGGCCACCGGCGCGGCGGTCGGGGGTGCGCTGTGA
- a CDS encoding ABC transporter permease — protein sequence MTVSTTAAAEQPLLSAGAPRALLDRVLRMRELAILVVLAVMLLATQIDNTSFLSKQGIKDLLLNATILVLVAVGEAVVVITGNVDLSVGSVLGVTAFAAGDLLQHGGNPVLAIGLAVVLGAGFGAVNGVLVGLGQVPSLVVTLGTLYIIRALDSIWVGSREVTASRLPSGYKSFGHNGLSAIPYLALLATVVLIAVGYFLRNYRSGRECYALGSHAQAAALAGVPVRRRVLAAFVLCGALAGLAGALYLARFGYADAGTGSGYELTVVSAVVVGGVGFTGGSGSVYGAALGALLLTSINSVLPAIGVSSVWVEAIDGVLLLLAISVDRIVALRIAGLLRSRARQARTITND from the coding sequence GTGACGGTCTCGACCACTGCCGCCGCCGAGCAGCCGCTGCTGTCCGCCGGCGCTCCGCGTGCCCTGTTGGACAGGGTGCTGCGCATGCGCGAGTTGGCGATCCTCGTCGTGTTGGCGGTGATGCTCCTCGCCACGCAGATCGACAACACCTCGTTCTTGTCGAAGCAGGGCATCAAGGATCTGCTGCTGAACGCGACGATCCTGGTGCTGGTGGCGGTCGGCGAGGCGGTCGTGGTGATCACCGGCAACGTCGACCTGTCAGTCGGCTCGGTGCTGGGCGTCACGGCCTTCGCCGCCGGAGATCTGTTGCAGCACGGCGGCAATCCGGTGCTGGCCATCGGTCTGGCGGTGGTTCTCGGAGCGGGCTTCGGCGCCGTCAACGGAGTGCTCGTCGGTCTCGGGCAGGTGCCTTCGCTCGTGGTCACTCTCGGCACGCTCTATATCATTCGTGCGCTGGACTCGATCTGGGTCGGTTCACGGGAGGTCACTGCGAGCCGACTTCCCAGCGGATACAAGAGTTTCGGGCACAACGGTCTGTCGGCGATCCCCTATCTGGCGTTGCTGGCGACGGTCGTGCTGATCGCGGTCGGATACTTCCTGCGGAACTACCGCAGCGGTCGGGAGTGCTACGCGCTGGGCTCGCACGCTCAGGCGGCGGCGTTGGCGGGAGTGCCGGTGCGGCGGCGCGTGCTGGCGGCGTTCGTCCTGTGCGGTGCGCTCGCAGGGCTGGCCGGAGCCCTTTATCTGGCCCGTTTCGGCTATGCCGACGCCGGGACCGGCAGCGGTTATGAGTTGACCGTGGTCTCAGCGGTGGTGGTCGGCGGCGTCGGCTTCACCGGCGGTTCGGGCAGCGTCTACGGCGCGGCGCTCGGGGCGTTGCTGCTCACGTCCATCAACAGCGTCCTGCCGGCGATCGGCGTCAGCTCGGTGTGGGTCGAGGCGATCGACGGGGTTCTGCTGCTGCTGGCCATCTCCGTGGACCGGATCGTGGCACTGCGGATCGCCGGGCTGTTGCGCAGCCGGGCCCGACAGGCGAGGACCATCACCAATGACTGA
- a CDS encoding ABC transporter permease has translation MTDTTAAGSRRPPLIGALRWDTVVGALLVILLAVSFSTVNGFSNALNISFLIGNTLPVAAIALPMTMLVASGEIDLSVGSTVGLSGAVMGALWNHGMNINAIIVICAALGIVCGLVNALLVTKLGLPSLAVTIGTLALYRGVAQIVLGSNSVTDFPQNYLNFGSGRLGGSFLPTAVIPWLVLAVLAAVVLHATGFGRSVFAVGASAEAAWFAGVRVKRVKLSLFVATGLVSSLTGVFWVLHYASATYSNATGLELSVVAAVLLGGVDFDGGRGTLGGAIAGVFLLGTMQNVMSLADVSAQSQTVVTGVLLTVSVLGPRVARQVFARQARLQPLRGKS, from the coding sequence ATGACTGACACCACTGCCGCCGGTTCGCGCCGTCCGCCGCTGATCGGCGCTCTGCGCTGGGACACCGTCGTCGGGGCGCTGCTGGTGATCCTGCTCGCCGTCTCCTTCAGCACGGTCAACGGTTTCAGCAACGCCCTGAACATCAGCTTCCTGATCGGCAACACCCTTCCGGTGGCGGCCATCGCGCTGCCGATGACGATGCTGGTCGCCTCCGGCGAGATCGATCTGTCGGTGGGGTCCACGGTCGGTTTGTCGGGGGCGGTGATGGGCGCGTTGTGGAACCACGGCATGAACATCAACGCCATCATCGTGATCTGCGCCGCGTTGGGCATCGTCTGCGGGCTTGTCAATGCTCTGTTGGTGACCAAGCTGGGCCTGCCGTCGCTGGCGGTCACGATCGGCACGCTGGCGCTGTACCGCGGCGTCGCCCAGATCGTGCTCGGTTCGAACTCGGTCACCGACTTCCCGCAGAACTACCTGAACTTCGGGTCCGGACGGCTGGGCGGCTCGTTCCTGCCGACCGCCGTCATCCCGTGGCTGGTCCTGGCCGTGCTGGCGGCCGTGGTCCTGCACGCCACCGGCTTCGGGCGCTCGGTGTTCGCCGTCGGCGCGTCGGCCGAAGCCGCCTGGTTCGCCGGGGTGCGGGTGAAGCGGGTCAAGCTGTCGCTGTTCGTGGCCACCGGGCTGGTCTCCTCGCTGACCGGCGTGTTCTGGGTGCTGCACTACGCCAGCGCCACGTACAGCAACGCCACCGGCTTGGAGCTCTCGGTCGTGGCCGCGGTGCTGCTCGGCGGCGTGGACTTCGACGGCGGCCGCGGGACGCTCGGCGGCGCGATCGCCGGGGTGTTCCTGCTCGGCACGATGCAGAACGTGATGAGCCTGGCCGACGTCTCGGCGCAGTCCCAGACGGTGGTCACCGGCGTCCTGCTGACCGTCTCCGTGCTCGGCCCGCGAGTAGCGCGGCAAGTGTTCGCCCGGCAAGCCCGACTCCAACCACTGAGGGGAAAGTCATGA
- the rhaS gene encoding rhamnose ABC transporter substrate-binding protein: MSTVLRRGAPRSRRRRPRVAVALAASGLLALSLSACGGATKSSTDKAASSAPAAGQSGSANPSAAVKKGLTVAFLPKQVNNPYFNISDAGGNTALTALGESYKEVGTTSATDTAGQVSYVNTLTQQHVSAIAVSAQDPGALCTALKQAMSAGIKVVTYDSDTDPGCRQAFVSQASSEALGRSEVDLLGKELNYTGQIAILSAAQTATNQNAWIGYMQDELKKPQFANMKLVKIAYGNDDAQMSFQQTQGLLQQYPDLKGIISPTTVGIKAAAQYLDGSQYKGKVLLTGLGTPNDMRSYVQDGTVKAFELWDPGKLGQLAAYAAVALASGQISGAQGQSFTAGPMGNFTLGAQGVITLGAPTVFDASNIGQFNF, translated from the coding sequence ATGAGCACAGTCTTGAGGCGCGGCGCTCCGCGCTCGCGTCGGCGCCGTCCGCGCGTCGCCGTGGCCCTGGCCGCGAGCGGCCTGCTGGCGCTGAGCCTGAGCGCATGCGGCGGAGCGACCAAGAGCTCCACCGACAAGGCGGCGTCCAGCGCACCGGCAGCGGGACAAAGCGGATCGGCGAACCCGAGCGCGGCGGTCAAGAAGGGGCTGACGGTCGCCTTCCTGCCCAAGCAGGTCAACAACCCCTACTTCAACATCTCCGACGCCGGTGGCAACACCGCGCTGACCGCCCTCGGCGAGAGCTACAAAGAGGTCGGCACGACCAGCGCCACCGACACCGCGGGCCAGGTCTCGTACGTCAATACCCTGACGCAGCAGCACGTCTCGGCGATCGCCGTCTCCGCGCAGGACCCCGGCGCGTTGTGCACGGCGCTGAAGCAAGCGATGAGCGCGGGCATCAAGGTCGTCACCTACGACTCGGACACCGACCCCGGCTGCCGGCAGGCGTTCGTGTCCCAAGCCAGCTCCGAGGCGCTCGGCCGCAGCGAGGTGGACCTGCTCGGCAAGGAGCTGAACTACACCGGCCAGATCGCCATCCTGTCGGCGGCCCAGACCGCGACCAACCAGAACGCCTGGATCGGCTACATGCAGGACGAGCTGAAGAAGCCGCAGTTCGCGAACATGAAGCTGGTGAAGATCGCCTACGGCAACGACGACGCGCAGATGTCCTTCCAGCAGACGCAAGGACTCCTGCAGCAGTACCCGGACCTGAAGGGCATCATCTCCCCCACCACGGTCGGCATCAAAGCCGCCGCACAGTACCTGGACGGCTCGCAGTACAAGGGCAAGGTCCTGCTCACCGGCCTCGGCACACCGAACGACATGCGCTCCTACGTCCAAGACGGCACAGTGAAGGCCTTCGAGCTCTGGGACCCGGGCAAACTCGGCCAGCTCGCGGCCTACGCGGCAGTGGCACTGGCCTCCGGCCAGATCTCCGGCGCCCAAGGCCAAAGCTTCACCGCCGGCCCGATGGGGAACTTCACGCTCGGCGCACAGGGCGTCATCACGCTCGGGGCGCCGACGGTCTTCGACGCGTCGAACATCGGCCAGTTCAACTTCTAG
- a CDS encoding CPCC family cysteine-rich protein, whose protein sequence is MTPRESRAACPPGGGPYACPCCHLATLESRCNQEICDECGWEDDGQDDPNADEVWGGSNGRLSLTEARNQYAQHIAAQQTPDPASVAAGGAGLWWTAAMQHLRDLGQLAD, encoded by the coding sequence ATGACGCCACGAGAGTCGCGCGCGGCTTGTCCTCCGGGCGGCGGCCCGTATGCATGTCCCTGCTGCCACCTGGCGACCCTGGAGTCGCGGTGCAACCAGGAGATCTGCGACGAGTGCGGATGGGAGGACGACGGCCAGGACGACCCCAACGCCGACGAGGTCTGGGGCGGGTCGAACGGCCGGCTGAGCCTGACCGAAGCCCGCAACCAATACGCGCAGCACATCGCCGCACAGCAGACGCCGGATCCGGCGTCGGTGGCAGCGGGCGGCGCAGGCCTGTGGTGGACAGCCGCCATGCAGCACCTGCGCGACCTGGGCCAGCTCGCCGACTGA
- a CDS encoding AfsR/SARP family transcriptional regulator codes for MGSTVWFGLLGPVDIRLDGEAVPLPSARTRALLAALLCQANRVVSVDGLVDAVWGADPPDGAVTTLRSHVMRLRRCLGSEAGRLETVAPGYRILLDPATELDTKIFVARYQAGQAAADAGDWRAAARFAAEALALWRGEPLADVPSELLHLEEAAAWAEMRVEAIELRARADISLGRAADAAAALRRLAADHPHREPAYALLMSALAAADRRPEALQVYRLLRTVLVRDLGMEPSPELRALHQRILAMDAALADAADDRADGVAGEEPAEESAGEPSAGYAAWPTPHTLPWDTADFTGREDAVHRIADASADRCGGAFAVVIDGMAGVGKSALAIHAAHRLADRFPDGQLYADMLGTSADPAQPDAVLAVFLRLLGIAPDEVPGTCVERAGLYRSFLAERRVLVVLDDVRDAKQMAPLIPASPGSAVLATTRDRQVGVAGALHVSLSTLTQDELRTLLTRIVGADRIAAEPEAVEEILTACAGLPLALRAVGGRIAARPTWTIADFASRLIPDAGLLDEFRFGDHDVRASFEAGFASLGSASATAVCLLGLCSGAELGLPVAASLLNRPVGQTEEILERLVDLNLVQSPQHGRYLLNGLVREFAAEKARSVLTDDQHQAAATLWRLPHARTA; via the coding sequence GTGGGCTCTACCGTTTGGTTCGGGCTGCTGGGCCCGGTGGACATCAGGCTGGACGGCGAGGCGGTTCCGCTGCCGTCCGCCCGGACCAGGGCATTGCTGGCCGCACTGCTGTGCCAGGCCAACCGGGTGGTCAGCGTGGACGGTCTGGTGGACGCGGTCTGGGGCGCCGATCCGCCCGACGGAGCGGTCACGACGCTGCGCAGCCATGTCATGCGCCTGCGGCGCTGTCTGGGCTCGGAGGCCGGCCGGCTGGAGACCGTGGCGCCGGGCTACCGCATCCTGCTGGATCCGGCCACCGAGCTGGACACGAAGATCTTCGTGGCGCGCTACCAGGCCGGCCAGGCGGCCGCGGACGCCGGGGACTGGCGCGCCGCGGCACGCTTCGCCGCCGAGGCCCTCGCGCTGTGGCGCGGCGAACCGCTGGCCGACGTGCCCTCGGAACTGCTGCACCTGGAGGAGGCCGCCGCCTGGGCCGAGATGCGGGTCGAGGCGATCGAGCTGCGCGCGCGGGCCGACATCTCGCTGGGGCGGGCGGCCGACGCGGCGGCGGCGCTGCGGCGCCTGGCGGCCGATCATCCGCACCGGGAGCCCGCCTACGCGCTGCTGATGTCGGCGCTGGCGGCGGCTGACCGGCGGCCGGAGGCCTTGCAGGTGTACCGGTTGCTGCGCACGGTGCTGGTTCGGGACTTGGGGATGGAGCCGAGCCCTGAGCTACGTGCACTGCATCAGCGGATTCTGGCGATGGACGCCGCGCTGGCCGATGCCGCGGACGACCGTGCTGACGGCGTCGCGGGGGAGGAGCCGGCGGAGGAGTCGGCGGGCGAGCCGAGCGCCGGATACGCAGCCTGGCCCACGCCGCATACCCTGCCGTGGGACACCGCCGATTTCACCGGTCGCGAGGACGCGGTGCACCGCATCGCTGATGCGTCCGCGGACAGGTGCGGCGGCGCGTTCGCCGTCGTCATCGACGGAATGGCCGGCGTCGGCAAGAGCGCGCTGGCGATCCACGCGGCCCACCGGCTGGCGGACCGGTTCCCGGACGGGCAGCTCTACGCGGACATGCTCGGCACGTCGGCGGATCCGGCTCAGCCGGACGCTGTGCTGGCCGTGTTTCTGCGGCTGCTCGGTATCGCGCCGGACGAGGTGCCAGGGACGTGTGTGGAGCGTGCCGGGCTGTATCGCAGCTTCCTGGCAGAGCGCCGCGTGTTGGTCGTGCTCGACGACGTGCGCGACGCGAAGCAGATGGCGCCGCTCATTCCGGCATCGCCCGGATCCGCGGTGCTGGCAACCACGCGGGATCGGCAGGTCGGCGTCGCGGGGGCGCTGCACGTGTCGCTCAGCACCCTGACACAGGACGAGTTGCGCACGCTGCTCACGCGGATAGTCGGCGCCGATCGCATCGCTGCCGAACCCGAGGCGGTCGAGGAGATCCTGACCGCCTGCGCCGGGCTGCCGTTGGCGCTCCGAGCCGTCGGCGGACGCATCGCCGCACGACCCACCTGGACGATCGCCGATTTCGCGAGCCGCCTGATTCCGGACGCAGGGCTTCTGGACGAGTTCAGATTCGGTGACCACGACGTGCGGGCGAGCTTCGAGGCCGGATTCGCCTCACTCGGGAGCGCGTCGGCGACCGCGGTGTGCCTGCTGGGATTGTGCAGCGGCGCAGAACTGGGACTTCCAGTCGCGGCATCGCTGCTGAACCGGCCGGTCGGCCAGACCGAGGAGATTCTGGAGCGGCTGGTCGATCTGAACCTGGTCCAGTCCCCGCAGCACGGCCGGTACCTGCTGAACGGTCTTGTCCGCGAGTTCGCCGCCGAGAAGGCACGCAGCGTGCTGACCGACGACCAGCATCAGGCTGCTGCGACGCTGTGGCGGTTGCCGCACGCTCGGACGGCTTGA
- a CDS encoding cell wall-binding repeat-containing protein, giving the protein MSTTAKKRSKILAAGSIPMATAVIAAVGMSSAQAQSNDTNNNGHTDSLGRVAVAGTQPAWATPATEKAAVPATQTISTRVYLAGQNQAQMSALAQSVTDPASPNYHKYLTPAQVQSEFGSTASQVKTVTDWAKGAGLQVKSVGESWVDLEGPASAVQTAFGTTLANFTAPDGQSHYAPATAAMVPGNVASAIVGVSGLYDAPKIETPGAVTQTPSTTPAAGHPTSTTYDTSWCSTSWGSKSYYNIPAPICGYDSAQLRGAYGVGSSGLTGKGATVAIIDAYDSPTMAADAAKYNSQFGQQQFRAGQYREVTNTAAYNNQAACDPDKWGLEQSLDVEAVHNMAPDANVVYVGAASCEDNDLMGAYEYVVNNHAADIVSVSLGGLMHTTGWNQDAATTAAFDRIFMKGALEGIGFNFSTGDCGDDNPANANTGFNCSPDSAGKQTEYPASSAWVTAVGGTALKVGTGNSYQGEEPWGDYQTPKANVPGNFANGSFTGGAGGGTSTDITQPFYQRSAVPAALSQTAPNGAHLKTPMRTVPDVAMDADPYTGMATFRTAGGKPDWNPMGGTSLAAPLFAGEAALQMQAHGGVAPGFENPTIYANANKFRDVTANGGMYTLIPEGWSGSTLTQAQEEIMGDDSSLKAGPGYDEATGLGSPTLGYLQAPYDANRVGRLAGGDRYQTGIQISQQQFPAAGTANNVVLAIGTNFPDALAGAPLAKKVGGPLLLTPGNTVDAQVVNEIHRVLKPGGKVYVLGGTAAITPAVVNGLKLPAAQITRIGGVDRYDTAMQIAKAMGNPSHVVLATGAGFADALAAGPYASTVFADNGNPAAILLTNDKVMNPAVAAYAHGAKAVSAVGAQAVTAAKNAHIANLTSFAGFDRYDTAAQVANTFHGEHIAGVATGLNFADALTGAAQLGEAGGPLVLTNVTNLPAFSANALHGIGASLGGAGLVEIFGGPVAINQATEYAIAAAANAIAEG; this is encoded by the coding sequence ATGTCCACCACCGCAAAGAAGCGTTCGAAGATACTGGCCGCCGGGTCGATACCGATGGCCACGGCCGTCATCGCCGCCGTCGGGATGTCCTCGGCCCAGGCCCAGAGCAACGACACGAACAACAACGGCCACACCGACTCCCTGGGGCGGGTCGCCGTCGCCGGGACGCAGCCGGCCTGGGCCACCCCGGCCACCGAGAAGGCCGCCGTTCCGGCCACCCAGACCATCAGCACCCGGGTCTACCTGGCCGGGCAGAACCAGGCGCAGATGTCGGCGCTGGCCCAGTCGGTCACCGACCCGGCCAGCCCGAACTACCACAAGTACCTGACCCCGGCGCAGGTCCAGTCCGAGTTCGGCTCGACCGCCTCGCAGGTCAAGACGGTCACCGACTGGGCGAAGGGCGCCGGGCTGCAGGTCAAGTCGGTCGGCGAGAGCTGGGTGGACCTGGAGGGTCCGGCCTCGGCGGTCCAGACGGCCTTCGGCACGACCCTGGCCAACTTCACCGCGCCGGACGGCCAGTCGCACTACGCGCCGGCCACCGCGGCCATGGTCCCGGGCAACGTCGCCAGCGCGATCGTCGGCGTCTCCGGGCTCTACGACGCGCCGAAGATCGAGACGCCCGGCGCCGTGACCCAGACCCCGTCGACGACCCCGGCCGCCGGACACCCGACCTCCACGACGTATGACACCTCCTGGTGCTCCACCTCCTGGGGCAGCAAGAGCTACTACAACATCCCGGCGCCGATCTGCGGCTACGACTCCGCGCAGCTGCGCGGCGCCTACGGGGTGGGCAGCTCCGGCCTGACCGGCAAGGGCGCGACCGTGGCGATCATCGACGCCTACGACAGCCCGACGATGGCCGCCGACGCCGCGAAGTACAACAGCCAGTTCGGCCAGCAGCAGTTCCGCGCCGGGCAGTACCGCGAGGTCACGAACACCGCCGCGTACAACAACCAGGCCGCCTGCGACCCCGACAAGTGGGGGCTGGAGCAGAGCCTGGACGTCGAGGCCGTGCACAACATGGCGCCGGACGCCAACGTGGTCTACGTCGGCGCCGCCTCGTGCGAGGACAACGACCTGATGGGGGCCTACGAGTACGTGGTGAACAACCACGCCGCCGACATCGTGTCGGTCTCGCTCGGCGGTCTGATGCACACCACCGGCTGGAACCAGGACGCGGCGACCACCGCCGCCTTCGACCGCATCTTCATGAAGGGCGCCCTGGAGGGCATCGGCTTCAACTTCTCCACCGGCGACTGCGGCGACGACAACCCGGCGAACGCCAACACCGGCTTCAACTGCTCCCCGGACTCCGCCGGCAAGCAGACCGAGTACCCGGCCAGCTCGGCGTGGGTCACCGCGGTCGGCGGCACGGCGCTGAAGGTCGGCACGGGCAACAGCTACCAGGGCGAGGAGCCCTGGGGCGACTACCAGACCCCGAAGGCCAACGTGCCCGGGAACTTCGCCAACGGCAGCTTCACCGGCGGTGCCGGCGGCGGGACGTCCACGGACATCACGCAGCCGTTCTACCAGCGCAGCGCGGTCCCGGCCGCGCTGTCGCAGACCGCCCCGAACGGCGCGCACCTGAAGACCCCGATGCGCACCGTCCCGGACGTGGCGATGGACGCCGACCCGTACACCGGCATGGCGACCTTCCGCACCGCCGGCGGAAAGCCGGACTGGAACCCGATGGGCGGCACCTCGCTGGCCGCCCCGCTGTTCGCCGGCGAGGCCGCGCTGCAGATGCAGGCGCACGGCGGCGTGGCTCCGGGCTTCGAGAACCCGACCATCTACGCCAACGCGAACAAGTTCCGCGACGTGACCGCCAACGGCGGGATGTACACCCTGATCCCCGAGGGCTGGAGCGGCAGCACGCTGACCCAGGCCCAGGAAGAGATCATGGGCGACGACTCCTCGCTCAAGGCCGGTCCCGGCTATGACGAGGCCACGGGCCTGGGCTCGCCGACCCTGGGCTACCTGCAGGCGCCGTACGACGCCAACCGCGTGGGCCGCCTCGCCGGCGGCGACCGCTACCAGACCGGCATCCAGATCTCCCAGCAGCAGTTCCCGGCGGCCGGCACGGCCAACAACGTGGTGCTGGCGATCGGCACCAACTTCCCGGACGCGCTGGCCGGCGCCCCGCTGGCCAAGAAGGTCGGCGGCCCGCTGCTGCTGACCCCGGGCAACACGGTCGACGCCCAGGTGGTCAACGAGATCCACCGGGTCCTCAAGCCCGGCGGCAAGGTCTACGTCCTGGGCGGCACCGCGGCGATCACCCCGGCGGTGGTCAACGGCCTGAAGCTGCCGGCGGCGCAGATCACCCGCATCGGCGGCGTGGACCGCTACGACACCGCGATGCAGATCGCCAAGGCCATGGGCAACCCGAGCCACGTGGTCCTGGCCACCGGCGCGGGCTTCGCCGACGCCCTGGCGGCCGGCCCGTACGCCTCCACGGTGTTCGCCGACAACGGCAACCCGGCGGCGATCCTGCTCACCAACGACAAGGTCATGAACCCGGCCGTGGCGGCGTACGCGCACGGCGCCAAGGCCGTCTCGGCCGTCGGCGCCCAGGCCGTCACCGCGGCGAAGAACGCGCACATCGCCAACCTGACCAGCTTCGCCGGCTTCGACCGCTACGACACCGCCGCGCAGGTCGCCAACACCTTCCACGGCGAGCACATCGCCGGCGTGGCGACCGGCCTGAACTTCGCCGACGCCCTCACCGGCGCCGCGCAGCTCGGCGAGGCCGGCGGTCCCCTGGTCCTGACCAACGTCACCAACCTCCCCGCCTTCTCCGCCAACGCCCTCCACGGCATCGGCGCCTCCCTCGGCGGCGCGGGCCTGGTCGAGATCTTCGGCGGCCCGGTGGCCATCAACCAGGCCACCGAGTACGCCATCGCGGCCGCGGCCAACGCGATCGCGGAGGGGTGA